The candidate division KSB1 bacterium genome has a segment encoding these proteins:
- a CDS encoding phospholipase D-like domain-containing protein, whose protein sequence is MPQIFDNIERRLVDGLTAVMAQAEQASFCIGYFNLRGWNELADVVDGLQAKEGACRILIGMHRPPDEEARLLAGLRGEETGPDGPTAALLRKRFTETFHKQLQWGIPTNQAREALRRLASQLRIGRVRLKAFLRYPLHAKLYLIRRQDAAAPLIGFVGSSNLTLAGISLQGELNVDVVEQDAAEKLQRWFEERWNDEQAVELSSTLADLIEKSWACLEDVRPYLIYLKIAYHLCEEARQGEKELKLPKPFQNVLLDFQAAAVALVVKRLNKLGGVLLGDVVGLGKTLMAAAVARILQEDNDSWSTLVICPPKLKPMWDTVLQEYEITGKVLSLGRVDRELRDLRRYRLVIIDESHNLRNREGVRYRAIKEYIEENESKALLLTATPYNKQFLDLSNQLRLFIDENKSLHVRPERFFRLWAEQGRDEADFVARFQAPSDSLRAFEESLFPEDWQDLMRLFLVRRTRQFILQNYAQFDQERRRYFVMMQNKRFYFPVRRPLSITFPVEPDDLYGRLLQESVVEEIERLKLPRYGMAGYLVTDAEARADTKQKTVIANLNRAGRRLIGFCRTNLFKRLESSGYSFMLSVERHITRNLVTLYALQNRLPVPIGTQDAALLDPALNDSDEEFAEPDVETGETTLPEPTPEVGKRETPAAAFRGHAEQVYRRYSKDLKKRFDWLDSEFFRPELMHDLQADVDALLRILEKAGNWEVDRDAKLCKLESLLRQIHPQKALVFTQFADTALYLKEELCRRGLTNLACVTSDEGDPVALARRFSPHSNGGLKNGESELRILIATDVLAEGQNLQDAHILINYDLPWAIIRLIQRAGRVDRIGQQHDTITVYSFLPADGVERIIRLRRRLLERLTQNQEVIGADESFFGEEAAQKLRDLYTERAGVLDDDEDQDIDLASLALQVWNSASAADQKAAAELPPIVAGARHLGDGTAGLPGAVTYLKFPDGADALVRVDEKGDLISQSLAAIFRDIACAPDEPPAPLYEGHDRLVELCARKAAEEQVKPEGKLGSMRSVRRRLYERLDQMRKNWQRQREDQLRKLDAVNALIDLIWRFPLTSAAQEAIRRQMRLGISDDDLIELLQKRMEDENLCRIMEEEAAAEPQIICSLGLRPKKQRSDA, encoded by the coding sequence ATGCCGCAAATTTTTGACAACATCGAACGACGGTTGGTCGACGGGCTGACGGCGGTCATGGCACAAGCCGAGCAGGCGTCGTTCTGCATCGGCTATTTCAATCTACGCGGATGGAACGAGCTGGCCGACGTGGTCGACGGCCTGCAGGCCAAAGAGGGCGCCTGCCGCATCCTTATCGGCATGCATCGGCCGCCGGACGAAGAAGCGCGCCTACTGGCCGGTCTGCGCGGCGAGGAAACCGGTCCGGATGGGCCGACGGCGGCGCTGCTCCGAAAGCGCTTTACCGAGACATTCCACAAGCAACTGCAATGGGGCATTCCCACCAATCAAGCGCGTGAAGCGCTTCGCCGCCTGGCTTCCCAACTGCGTATCGGTCGTGTGCGGCTCAAAGCCTTTTTGCGCTACCCCTTACATGCCAAGCTGTACCTGATCCGCCGACAAGATGCCGCTGCCCCCCTGATCGGCTTTGTCGGCAGCAGTAATCTCACCCTGGCCGGAATATCCCTTCAGGGTGAACTGAACGTCGACGTTGTCGAGCAGGACGCGGCGGAAAAGCTGCAGCGCTGGTTCGAGGAACGTTGGAACGACGAGCAGGCCGTGGAACTTTCCTCAACGCTGGCCGATCTGATCGAAAAGTCTTGGGCCTGTCTCGAGGACGTCCGCCCCTATCTCATCTATCTCAAAATTGCCTATCACCTATGCGAAGAGGCGCGCCAAGGCGAAAAAGAGTTAAAGCTGCCCAAACCCTTTCAGAACGTGCTGCTCGATTTTCAAGCGGCGGCGGTGGCGCTGGTTGTCAAACGGCTTAACAAGCTCGGCGGCGTGCTGCTGGGCGATGTCGTCGGGCTTGGTAAAACGCTCATGGCGGCGGCCGTGGCGCGCATTCTGCAGGAAGACAACGATTCCTGGAGCACCCTCGTCATTTGTCCGCCCAAGCTCAAGCCGATGTGGGACACAGTGCTGCAGGAGTATGAAATCACCGGCAAAGTGCTGTCGCTCGGCCGCGTCGACCGTGAATTGCGCGATCTGCGCCGCTATCGATTGGTCATCATAGACGAAAGTCACAATCTGCGCAACCGCGAAGGCGTGCGCTACCGAGCCATCAAAGAATACATCGAGGAGAATGAATCCAAGGCGCTCCTGCTGACCGCCACGCCGTACAACAAACAGTTCCTTGATCTCAGCAATCAGCTTCGCTTGTTTATAGACGAAAATAAATCGCTGCACGTTCGTCCTGAGCGCTTCTTTCGCCTGTGGGCCGAGCAGGGCCGCGACGAAGCCGATTTCGTCGCCCGCTTTCAGGCACCGAGCGACTCCCTGCGCGCCTTCGAGGAGAGTCTCTTTCCCGAGGATTGGCAGGATTTGATGCGGCTCTTTCTCGTCCGCCGCACCCGTCAATTTATTCTGCAAAATTATGCTCAATTCGATCAAGAACGCCGCCGATATTTCGTGATGATGCAGAATAAGCGGTTCTATTTTCCGGTCCGCCGACCATTAAGCATCACTTTTCCAGTGGAACCTGACGACCTTTACGGCCGGCTGCTGCAGGAATCGGTCGTGGAAGAGATTGAACGGCTGAAGCTGCCGCGTTACGGCATGGCGGGCTATCTGGTGACCGACGCCGAGGCGCGCGCGGATACAAAACAGAAAACCGTCATTGCCAACCTGAACCGCGCCGGTCGTCGATTGATCGGTTTTTGCCGCACCAACCTCTTTAAACGACTGGAGTCGAGCGGCTACAGTTTTATGCTCTCCGTCGAACGGCACATCACCCGTAATCTCGTAACGCTCTATGCATTGCAGAATCGCTTACCCGTCCCCATCGGCACGCAGGACGCAGCGCTTCTCGATCCGGCGCTCAACGATTCGGATGAAGAATTTGCCGAGCCGGACGTCGAGACCGGCGAGACGACTCTGCCGGAGCCGACGCCGGAGGTCGGCAAGCGGGAAACACCGGCCGCAGCCTTCCGAGGTCATGCGGAGCAGGTCTACCGAAGGTACTCCAAAGACCTTAAAAAACGGTTCGATTGGCTGGATAGCGAATTTTTTCGACCCGAACTGATGCACGACCTCCAGGCCGACGTCGACGCACTACTGCGGATTCTTGAAAAAGCCGGCAACTGGGAGGTCGATCGCGATGCCAAACTCTGTAAATTGGAAAGCCTTTTGCGCCAAATCCATCCTCAAAAAGCCCTCGTGTTTACCCAGTTTGCCGACACGGCGCTTTATCTGAAAGAAGAGCTGTGCCGGCGAGGCCTGACGAATCTGGCCTGCGTAACCAGCGACGAGGGCGATCCGGTCGCTTTGGCCCGGCGATTCAGTCCCCATTCCAACGGCGGTTTGAAAAACGGCGAAAGCGAGCTGCGCATCCTTATCGCCACCGACGTTCTTGCCGAGGGTCAGAATCTGCAGGATGCCCATATTCTGATCAATTATGACCTGCCGTGGGCGATCATCCGGTTGATTCAGCGCGCCGGCCGCGTCGACCGTATTGGGCAGCAGCACGATACGATTACGGTCTACTCATTTCTGCCGGCCGACGGGGTCGAGCGCATCATCCGCCTGCGTCGTCGGTTGCTCGAAAGATTGACCCAAAACCAGGAGGTCATCGGTGCAGACGAGTCCTTTTTCGGCGAGGAAGCCGCACAAAAGCTGCGCGACTTGTATACCGAAAGAGCCGGTGTTTTGGATGACGATGAGGATCAGGATATCGATCTTGCCAGCCTGGCGCTGCAGGTATGGAACAGCGCTTCGGCGGCGGATCAGAAAGCGGCTGCGGAGCTGCCGCCGATCGTCGCCGGCGCGCGGCATCTCGGTGATGGAACGGCGGGTCTGCCCGGCGCGGTCACCTATCTCAAGTTTCCCGACGGCGCCGACGCGCTGGTACGGGTTGACGAAAAGGGCGACCTGATCTCGCAGTCGCTTGCGGCGATTTTTCGCGACATCGCCTGCGCGCCTGATGAACCCCCGGCGCCGCTTTATGAAGGCCACGACCGTCTCGTGGAGCTCTGCGCGCGCAAGGCCGCCGAGGAACAGGTCAAGCCGGAGGGGAAACTCGGTTCTATGCGCAGCGTCCGCCGCCGTCTCTATGAACGGTTGGACCAGATGCGCAAAAATTGGCAGCGGCAGCGGGAAGACCAGCTCCGAAAGCTCGACGCCGTCAACGCCCTCATTGATCTCATCTGGCGATTTCCGCTCACCTCTGCGGCGCAGGAGGCGATCCGACGGCAGATGCGCTTGGGTATCTCTGACGACGATCTGATCGAGCTGCTGCAGAAAAGGATGGAAGATGAAAATCTGTGTCGAATTATGGAAGAAGAAGCTGCGGCCGAGCCGCAAATCATTTGCTCCCTCGGCCTGCGGCCGAAAAAGCAGAGGAGCGACGCATGA